A region of the Denticeps clupeoides chromosome 12, fDenClu1.1, whole genome shotgun sequence genome:
TCTACAAATATGTCAGCACACCAGTGCAGTTGGGTTTTGTACAAACTTCACTGTGTTCTGAATATTTAGGCCATGCTGAACACCGCCTCGTGGCCATTTCTGAATTTAGTATAGTAAAAGCCGTCTCCCGTTTATGCACACGCAAGTTTTAACAATACCTAGCTTCTAGACTGCTTCTTAGATTGCCATTCAGACAGACTTGGCATTGGTTATTGATATaaaccagctttttttttattctttttttagtaTTACATATGTAATAGTACATAGTGTATTATAAGGTAGTATCAGTAGATTTGGCGGCCTGATCGCAAACATTCCAACTGTCACGCGATCAAGGCGGTTTCATATATAAAGCATAGAGCTTTTCACATCAATCTCTTGTGGCCTGTTAAAGGTAAAAGGTCCAGACTAAATATAAAGTCACACATCTTGGGCACCTTATTTAAATGCTCTTACTCTTGTAGAAAATCgaataaatataatatgaagGGTGACTTTTCAGAGTCATCCTATGGACTACAGTTTTATATTCACTCCACAATATTgaactttattttttctgctCCGCTGTTACATTTATACCAGTTTCTATGCCAGCAACCACATAACCACGTCAAATTACATCTACATTCTCCAAAGCTGAGCCAGCCTCATACCTCATATACATTAATGAAGTCACACAACTCAGAAAAGCTGGttattccttaaccactggccAATTGTCAGTCAATGGTGAAGAGCATGTTGGTCTGTTCTTCAGACCCACCATCCCCACCAGCTGCCATTACGGTGTCTCCTCAGAGTTCTTGGGGTTTCTCTGGAAAGGTAATCTGTAGCCTCTTAACAGTGCTTGTGAAGAACTTTGGCAAAAAGCAAGACACTGTGATGTCACCATGACCTTTGAACTGTGGCAGGGTCAGCTGACGAGCGTGTAGGTGGAGAGGGAGGTGCCGTACTTTGTTCTGTTCCAATCCCAGCTTCTTCAGGATGCCCTCTGGTAATTTCTGGGGCCagaaatttttttaatgacatttaaatggaAGAAACTGTGCAGTATGTTATGTTTTATAAAGGTAGTAACATGTACCTGGGGTGCAAGCTTGTTCCAGTGGGCATACTTATGGTCCCCAAGAATCGGGCAAGACAGACCATATGCCATGTGGACTCTTAACTGGTGCTTCACAACtaataacaaaaatgaagatTTTAACGTTGCTTTACCAGGGCAAGATATTCACCCAAACCCAAGTGTAAACCATTTCCAAAGGCGAATACCTGTAACTGGCTGGAGCTCCACCAGGCTGCAGCCTTGACCGTTGTCCAGCACCCTGTACCGTGTCACTGCCCTGGCGGCTTGCCGCTGACCTCGCACTCGTGTCAAGCCCTCTCCAGAGTCGCTCACCCTGAACACGGGGCTCAGTGACATCTGTTGGGGAAGAAAAGGAGCCACGTGTGTGTGCCCTGGAACTCAGCAAGGCAGTTTTAACAAGCAATAGTGGCTAAACACCATGAAGTAACAGCAATACGTTATGCATACATAATCGGAACAGCAGCTTGGAGATAAATTCAAATACAGAATTCTTTAGGTGAAGTAGAATAAAATCCGGCAAATAAGTCAGCATAAATTTAGCTGATTGACCCTACTTTTCTAAATATAAGACTTTATTCACCTTAAAATGGGGCTGTGGCCCAGCAACATGTCTCTCTACGACGGGGATATCAACAACACCCTCAGCAGGCACGGGAGCACCAACAGTAACCGCCCTGTTGAGGACCGGACGAATGCGACGGATCACTGTGCGGCACGTTTTAAACGTTGAACGAGCGACTCAAAAAGAGCTTCGACATACCAGAACTTCCTCTCCACTTGGTGTGTCTGAAACAACGTGCGAATATGTTCCGCTGTCTCCTCATTCCGGGCCAGCAGCAGAACCCCCGTGGTCTCCTTGTCCAATCCATGGCAGAGGTGCAGCTGAGAACCGGCGGTCAAGCCATCCATCATTTTGGCAAGGACTGGCAGCACGCTTTTGATGCTGTTTGTGGTTCCTGGTCCATCTAACAAGGACAGTTCAATGTTTAATGCCAGTAAAATAATAAGTGTTCtacggaaaaaaaataatagggGAAACCCACCTTCCACGGGCACCCCAAATGGTTTGTTAATTGCGATAAAGTCCTGGTTTTGGAACAGCAGACCTCTGTGCAAAGACTTGGCCAGGACGTTCGGATGCACCTTTTGTAGCAGCTGGCTGAACTGCTTGAGCTCGGCCACCCTCCGCTGCAGTCGTGTGACAGGTGGCTTCCGAAGAACCGAGGAGAGGAGGGACACAAACCTCAGTCAAGTCAGCAGTCACCTctctacatttaaatgtacagcatttatcagacgtccttatccagactgacttacaatcagtagtgacggggacagtcccccctggagcaacttagggttaagtgtcttgctcaggggggtttgaacctgggtcttctggttcataggtgagtgtgttagccactaggttactaccaccaccTCTCTATTCGACACATCTTCGCTGGATTTTCTCCCACCAAGAGATGTCTGCCTTCATGCATGTCTGtgtacttacacacacaaacacacacacacgttggctTTTCGATTGCTGAAgccgataaattgtgaaaaatgtaaaataacagtTGTAATGCGACGtctcaaaataaaagttccaagtggaaagacagggaatgatttaaatgacattaatacAGCGGGCTCCATTTACACGTGTAAATTCACAGACATCATGCACTTCCACACTTGTAAAAAGTATTATTTCGCATTTTCACCATTTATCGGCTGCAGCAATtcaaaaaccaacacacacacacacacacacacacacacacacgactttgTGACACTTCTAGGTTTGTGTTTAACGAGTAAGAGAAAGTGTGGCGACGTTCTATGAATTCAGAGCTCCCTGCTGACACAAGCCCAGTCTTCAGAGCCCGTACTCAGAAGCCACGTCGCTATTTACTGCGGACCGACCTGGTCTTCAGCGCGCTTCGCCTTTTCGCGGTGCAGCCTGCGGGCGAGGTCGGCCGCCCTCAAGCCTGTTCTGTGTCCCGGAGCTGAAGCGCCGCTGTCCGTGTCGGGGACCTGGGGACGCGCGCCGGTTGACATCCGGACGAGCGGCAGGGATTTGGTCCAACGCGACATGCAGACGCAGCTCCGGGCGGTGCTTAAACACCCCCAGGATATAATTTCCCTCATTTTTCAGTGGTcgtgggacaaaaaaaatgcccGGAACATTACGGCGCCCATACGTCTCATGCACTTCCGGATCACAGAagtttataaaatatattaaaataagagTTGATGGCTTCATGAATTTCGCCATACATTCCTGGCGCATAtcaaaagaggggaaaaaaaactaatctaCAATTAAATTCTGTAAAACCGAGCGATGTTTTTCACCACGATTAGGCGACTTTTATTCTATTGTACTTCCGGCTGCTGATGCATGTGACAGCGTCTCCAATCTTGGTTTGGAGAGCAGCTGCTGGTCACCTGTTCATCTAACAAAACGTATTATAGTATTCAACTAATGTATCTG
Encoded here:
- the rpusd4 gene encoding pseudouridylate synthase RPUSD4, mitochondrial isoform X2; this encodes MNQKTQVQTPLSKTLNPKLLQGGLSPSLLIPPVTRLQRRVAELKQFSQLLQKVHPNVLAKSLHRGLLFQNQDFIAINKPFGVPVEDGPGTTNSIKSVLPVLAKMMDGLTAGSQLHLCHGLDKETTGVLLLARNEETAEHIRTLFQTHQVERKFWAVTVGAPVPAEGVVDIPVVERHVAGPQPHFKMSLSPVFRVSDSGEGLTRVRGQRQAARAVTRYRVLDNGQGCSLVELQPVTVVKHQLRVHMAYGLSCPILGDHKYAHWNKLAPQKLPEGILKKLGLEQNKVRHLPLHLHARQLTLPQFKGHGDITVSCFLPKFFTSTVKRLQITFPEKPQEL
- the rpusd4 gene encoding pseudouridylate synthase RPUSD4, mitochondrial isoform X1, whose product is MREIISWGCLSTARSCVCMSRWTKSLPLVRMSTGARPQVPDTDSGASAPGHRTGLRAADLARRLHREKAKRAEDQPPVTRLQRRVAELKQFSQLLQKVHPNVLAKSLHRGLLFQNQDFIAINKPFGVPVEDGPGTTNSIKSVLPVLAKMMDGLTAGSQLHLCHGLDKETTGVLLLARNEETAEHIRTLFQTHQVERKFWAVTVGAPVPAEGVVDIPVVERHVAGPQPHFKMSLSPVFRVSDSGEGLTRVRGQRQAARAVTRYRVLDNGQGCSLVELQPVTVVKHQLRVHMAYGLSCPILGDHKYAHWNKLAPQKLPEGILKKLGLEQNKVRHLPLHLHARQLTLPQFKGHGDITVSCFLPKFFTSTVKRLQITFPEKPQEL